One window from the genome of Pedobacter schmidteae encodes:
- the rlmH gene encoding 23S rRNA (pseudouridine(1915)-N(3))-methyltransferase RlmH: MKITLLVVGKTEDKYLIEGIEKYLNRLKHYIGFNLLVIPDIKNTKNLSEAQQKAKEAELILKQISNADTVILMDERGKKYTSVAFSSYLNKQMIGSVQHLIFIIGGPYGFDESIYKRANGSMSLSDMTFSHQMVRLFFVEQLYRAFSILKGEPYHHQ, translated from the coding sequence ATGAAGATCACTTTACTGGTTGTAGGTAAAACAGAAGACAAGTACCTGATTGAGGGTATAGAGAAGTACCTAAACAGGCTAAAGCATTACATTGGTTTTAACCTGTTGGTGATACCCGACATTAAAAACACAAAGAACCTGAGCGAAGCCCAGCAAAAAGCCAAAGAAGCAGAACTGATTCTGAAACAGATCAGCAATGCTGATACCGTAATTTTAATGGACGAGCGGGGGAAAAAATATACTTCTGTAGCATTTTCAAGTTATTTAAACAAACAAATGATAGGAAGTGTTCAACATCTGATATTTATCATTGGCGGACCATACGGTTTTGATGAAAGTATTTATAAACGGGCCAATGGCAGCATGTCGCTTTCGGACATGACTTTTTCCCATCAGATGGTGCGCCTGTTCTTTGTAGAGCAACTTTACAGGGCTTTTAGTATATTAAAAGGAGAACCTTATCATCACCAATAA
- a CDS encoding DNA mismatch repair protein MutS — translation MVKTKHSILTTYQNHANAQQTEINNLKRKLNTIAFSRLGLFLAEILIVALIISFGFEWWFGVLLFLPLVLFLLLVKQQAKVQNQLTYAEQLLWVYQNEINQLTDGINGYHDGTAYADEAHPYASDLDIFGPGSLYALINRCNTHEGLDTLAANLSQANDQLTIGKRQEAITELKGHIDQTFHFRAQLQSHKPGQLQLIKNKLQHELPGQLQFTRSKALRLYVQFVPFLTLGMLGLGLAFGGVLWQFFALVLVANAGFTFFKLGQVNKVYNGFSREAGLLNAFAGTIKWTEDVSWNSAYIKDFFDNQDEGRPLSARIKQLSFIIRDFDARLNMLVGNFLNLFLLWDLKCSIRICNWHDQSATQVIGGLQRISRFEELISFATLTYNQPDWNFPTIASSFHLKALKLGHPLIHENERVVNDFNLESKPTVDIVTGSNMAGKSTFLRTVGINMTLAFAGAPVCAEVMSVSIFKVLSYMRIKDSLNDHTSTFKAELNRLKMILENIKIYSNSFVLIDEMLRGTNSKDKYLGSKVFIEKMIEQRTPALFATHDLQLSEMEPGYPEQIRNYHFDIQITEGEMNFDYKLKHGPCTTFNAALLLKQIGLTLNSAD, via the coding sequence ATGGTAAAAACAAAACATAGCATCCTAACCACGTATCAAAATCATGCAAATGCACAACAAACGGAGATTAACAACCTAAAGCGTAAATTAAATACGATAGCCTTCTCCAGGCTGGGCTTGTTTCTGGCCGAAATCCTGATTGTGGCACTCATCATTAGTTTTGGTTTTGAATGGTGGTTTGGAGTGTTGCTTTTTCTGCCGCTGGTTTTGTTTCTGCTGCTGGTTAAACAACAAGCCAAGGTACAAAACCAGTTAACCTATGCCGAGCAGTTGTTGTGGGTGTACCAAAATGAAATTAATCAGTTAACAGACGGAATAAATGGTTATCATGACGGAACTGCCTACGCAGATGAAGCGCATCCTTATGCTTCCGATCTGGACATTTTTGGCCCGGGGTCGTTGTATGCATTGATTAACCGCTGCAATACCCATGAAGGACTGGATACGCTGGCTGCCAATTTGAGCCAGGCCAATGACCAGCTAACCATTGGGAAAAGGCAGGAAGCTATTACAGAACTAAAAGGGCATATTGATCAGACTTTTCATTTTAGGGCACAGCTTCAAAGTCATAAACCCGGACAATTACAGTTAATTAAAAACAAGTTGCAGCACGAGCTACCCGGGCAGTTACAGTTTACACGGAGTAAGGCGCTTCGTTTATATGTTCAGTTTGTCCCATTTTTAACTTTAGGGATGCTTGGCCTGGGGCTTGCATTTGGTGGAGTATTGTGGCAATTTTTTGCCCTGGTACTGGTAGCCAATGCTGGTTTTACTTTTTTTAAGCTGGGGCAGGTCAATAAGGTCTATAACGGGTTTAGTAGGGAAGCAGGGCTACTGAATGCTTTTGCAGGAACCATTAAATGGACCGAGGATGTTAGCTGGAACAGTGCTTACATTAAAGACTTTTTTGATAACCAGGACGAAGGTAGGCCGTTGAGTGCCAGAATTAAACAATTGTCGTTCATTATTCGGGATTTTGACGCCCGGCTCAATATGCTTGTGGGCAACTTTTTAAATCTTTTTCTGCTGTGGGATTTAAAATGTTCCATCAGGATTTGCAACTGGCATGATCAATCGGCCACACAAGTTATTGGCGGATTACAGCGCATCAGCCGTTTTGAGGAATTGATATCCTTTGCTACGCTGACCTACAATCAGCCCGACTGGAATTTTCCGACCATTGCAAGTTCGTTTCATTTAAAGGCACTTAAATTAGGGCATCCCCTAATTCATGAAAATGAAAGGGTGGTGAACGATTTTAATCTCGAATCTAAGCCTACTGTTGATATTGTAACGGGCTCCAACATGGCCGGTAAAAGTACTTTTCTCCGTACCGTAGGTATTAATATGACACTTGCTTTTGCCGGGGCGCCGGTATGCGCCGAAGTTATGTCGGTTTCTATTTTTAAAGTGCTGTCTTACATGAGAATAAAAGATTCACTGAACGATCATACCTCAACCTTTAAGGCAGAGTTGAACCGGCTTAAAATGATTCTGGAAAACATAAAGATTTACTCCAATTCCTTTGTGCTGATTGATGAAATGCTGAGAGGTACAAACAGTAAGGATAAGTACCTTGGCTCAAAAGTTTTTATCGAGAAAATGATAGAACAGCGTACACCTGCACTGTTTGCCACCCACGATCTGCAACTGTCGGAAATGGAACCCGGCTATCCGGAACAGATTCGAAATTATCATTTCGATATACAGATTACCGAAGGGGAAATGAATTTTGATTATAAACTGAAGCATGGGCCCTGTACTACTTTTAATGCAGCCCTATTGCTCAAACAGATTGGATTGACCTTAAACTCGGCTGATTAA
- a CDS encoding sodium/sugar symporter, which produces MKTNVLDTKDYIVFLIYFVIVAAYGLYIYNKKKSAASGSKDYFLAEGSLTWWAIGASLIASNISAEQFIGMSGSGFKMGLAIATYEWMAAATLIVVAVFFIPVYLKNKISTMPQFLHQRYNGTVAMIMAVFWLLLYVVVNLTSILYLGALAVSSISGFSIDLCMYAIAGFAIIITLGGMKVIGYTDVIQVFFLILGGLATTYLALSLVSDHYGTTGVFDGYQLMISKASTHFHMILKPDNENYIDLPGLSVLVGGMWIVNLNYWGCNQYITQRALGADLNTARSGILFAAFLKLLMPVIVVLPGIAAYVLYKDGAFQTEMLQDGTVNPDRAYPVLLNLLPAGLKGLSFAALTAAVVASLAGKANSIATIFTLDIYKKVLKPGATERQLVVTGKVAIIVSMILGVLIAPHLGIDKKGGFQYIQEYTGFVSPGIFAMFILGFFWKKTTSNAALFATVGGFGLSLLLKSLPVMTDLSWLSEIGFAVQNAAGVYEIPFIDRMGIVFVCCVIGMVIISMVQNKQGNDAKGLEIDVKMFKTTASFAVGALIVIGLLVALYTVYW; this is translated from the coding sequence ATGAAAACCAACGTGCTGGATACGAAAGACTATATCGTATTTCTAATTTACTTTGTTATTGTTGCGGCTTACGGACTTTACATTTACAATAAGAAAAAATCGGCCGCCAGCGGCTCTAAAGATTATTTTCTGGCCGAAGGCTCGCTTACATGGTGGGCTATTGGAGCTTCGTTAATTGCCTCAAACATCTCCGCCGAACAGTTCATCGGCATGAGTGGTTCGGGCTTTAAAATGGGACTTGCCATTGCTACTTACGAGTGGATGGCTGCGGCAACACTTATTGTAGTAGCCGTTTTTTTTATCCCCGTTTACCTGAAAAACAAAATCTCTACCATGCCACAGTTCCTCCATCAAAGGTACAATGGAACGGTAGCTATGATTATGGCAGTTTTCTGGTTGTTGTTGTATGTAGTGGTCAACCTCACCTCTATACTCTATCTGGGCGCATTGGCAGTAAGCAGTATTTCGGGTTTTAGCATTGATCTGTGTATGTATGCCATAGCAGGTTTTGCCATTATCATTACGCTGGGCGGAATGAAGGTAATTGGTTATACGGATGTGATCCAGGTGTTTTTTTTAATTCTGGGCGGATTGGCTACCACCTATCTGGCATTAAGCCTGGTGTCTGACCATTATGGCACAACAGGTGTTTTTGACGGCTACCAGTTGATGATCAGCAAAGCGTCAACACATTTCCACATGATCCTGAAGCCAGATAATGAAAATTATATTGACCTACCCGGCTTAAGCGTACTTGTGGGGGGGATGTGGATTGTAAATTTAAACTACTGGGGCTGTAATCAGTACATCACCCAACGTGCTTTGGGGGCCGATCTGAACACTGCACGTTCGGGAATTCTCTTCGCTGCCTTCTTAAAACTGTTGATGCCCGTTATTGTGGTATTGCCCGGAATTGCAGCCTACGTATTGTATAAAGACGGAGCCTTTCAAACGGAAATGCTGCAGGACGGTACGGTCAATCCCGATCGTGCCTATCCCGTATTGCTTAATCTTTTACCTGCCGGCCTAAAAGGGCTTTCTTTTGCTGCGCTTACTGCTGCCGTGGTGGCCTCCCTGGCCGGAAAAGCTAACAGCATCGCTACAATTTTTACACTGGATATTTATAAAAAAGTGCTTAAGCCTGGTGCGACAGAACGGCAGTTGGTGGTAACCGGAAAAGTGGCCATCATAGTGTCCATGATTTTAGGTGTACTCATAGCACCTCACCTGGGAATTGATAAAAAAGGAGGGTTTCAGTACATTCAGGAATATACCGGGTTTGTGTCGCCAGGTATATTTGCCATGTTCATTTTGGGCTTCTTCTGGAAAAAGACCACTTCCAATGCGGCATTGTTTGCTACTGTAGGTGGTTTTGGACTTTCTTTATTGCTTAAGTCTTTACCCGTTATGACCGATCTTTCCTGGTTGTCGGAAATTGGATTTGCCGTTCAAAACGCTGCAGGTGTGTATGAAATTCCGTTTATCGACCGGATGGGGATAGTATTTGTATGCTGTGTGATCGGTATGGTGATCATTAGCATGGTTCAAAACAAACAAGGAAACGATGCCAAGGGGCTCGAAATTGATGTGAAGATGTTCAAAACTACAGCAAGTTTTGCCGTGGGTGCATTAATTGTCATCGGCCTTCTTGTGGCGCTTTATACTGTTTATTGGTAA
- a CDS encoding xylulokinase, producing the protein MYLLGLDIGTSSIKVAVVDIQTQQRVASAQYPDEETEIKSIKAGWAEQSPTDWWENAVQAILKLNASANFDPKQVKAIGIAYQMHGLVVVDKAQNVLRNSIIWCDSRAVELGQQAFDAIGHDHCLRHMLNSPGNFTASKLAWVKNNEPELFQKIDKVMLPGDFIAMKLTGEISTSIAALSEGVFWDFKADRLSKEVLEHYQLDPALIPEIKPLFSVHGMLTANVATLLGLQPGIPVAYKAGDQPNNALSLNVLKPGEVAATAGTSGVIYGVSNALTYDRQSRVNTFAHVTYSESQKHTGVLLCINGTGSMYRWAKHNFAPHLSYAALNDLAAKAPIGSKGLKVLPFGNGAERMLNNTYTGAQFLGIDLNLHRQPEIFRAVQEGIAFAFRYGLDIMRENGMQPKLIRAGMANLFLSEVFAQTFVDITGIPVQLYDNDGSVGAALGAGIGAGIFKSPEEAFAHHKLIRCLEPQNSAAYEPLYIEWKDLLTKALK; encoded by the coding sequence ATGTATCTATTAGGCCTTGATATAGGAACCTCGTCCATAAAAGTAGCTGTTGTTGATATACAAACTCAACAGCGGGTGGCGTCTGCACAATACCCTGATGAAGAAACTGAAATTAAATCGATAAAGGCGGGGTGGGCCGAGCAATCGCCAACCGATTGGTGGGAAAATGCCGTTCAGGCTATTTTAAAGTTAAATGCCTCGGCCAATTTTGATCCTAAGCAGGTAAAGGCCATCGGTATTGCTTACCAGATGCATGGACTGGTGGTGGTAGATAAAGCACAAAATGTGTTACGCAACAGCATCATCTGGTGCGATAGTCGTGCTGTTGAACTGGGCCAGCAGGCATTTGATGCTATTGGTCACGATCATTGTTTAAGGCATATGTTAAATTCGCCAGGCAACTTTACAGCCTCCAAGCTGGCCTGGGTAAAAAACAACGAACCCGAGCTTTTTCAAAAAATTGATAAAGTGATGTTGCCCGGCGATTTTATCGCGATGAAACTGACAGGAGAAATTAGTACCAGTATTGCCGCATTATCTGAAGGTGTATTTTGGGATTTTAAAGCAGATCGACTGTCAAAAGAAGTGTTGGAACATTATCAACTTGATCCGGCGCTGATTCCTGAAATCAAACCGCTTTTCTCTGTCCATGGAATGCTTACCGCCAATGTTGCAACATTACTTGGTTTGCAGCCAGGAATTCCGGTAGCTTATAAGGCAGGCGATCAGCCCAATAATGCCCTCTCTTTAAATGTGCTGAAGCCAGGCGAGGTGGCTGCTACCGCAGGTACTTCGGGCGTAATTTACGGCGTAAGCAACGCTTTAACTTACGACAGGCAATCCAGAGTAAATACTTTTGCCCATGTTACCTATTCCGAAAGCCAAAAGCACACAGGGGTATTGCTTTGCATTAACGGCACAGGAAGTATGTACCGCTGGGCGAAACATAATTTTGCACCTCATTTGTCCTATGCGGCACTCAATGACCTGGCAGCAAAGGCACCGATTGGGAGTAAGGGCTTAAAGGTGTTGCCTTTTGGCAATGGTGCCGAGCGGATGTTAAACAATACCTATACTGGTGCACAATTCCTGGGCATCGACCTCAATTTGCACAGACAACCTGAAATTTTCAGAGCGGTACAGGAAGGTATTGCTTTTGCTTTTCGTTATGGCCTGGATATTATGCGCGAAAATGGTATGCAGCCAAAACTGATCAGGGCCGGTATGGCCAATTTATTTTTAAGTGAAGTTTTTGCGCAGACTTTTGTGGACATAACCGGAATTCCGGTCCAACTGTATGACAATGATGGGAGTGTAGGTGCTGCACTTGGGGCAGGTATCGGAGCCGGCATTTTTAAAAGTCCTGAAGAAGCTTTTGCCCACCATAAATTGATCAGGTGCCTGGAACCTCAAAACTCGGCAGCCTACGAACCACTATATATCGAATGGAAAGATCTTTTAACCAAAGCACTAAAATAG
- a CDS encoding alpha/beta fold hydrolase has product MMIKSLLGTISLVLLYGAIQAQEPTGTWYGELAVQGKKLPLVFHINKNGDGYQSTMDSPTQGAKGIPIEKTTYASPLLIIEASNFAITYTGAFLPDSNKIKGTFKQGSQSFPLVLTTTAQSADLPMPKPRTQDPKNFPYKQEEITFINAKAGNKLAGTLTLPEGGKATKIAVLISGSGAQNRDEEVTVFNHRPFLVLSDWLTRNGIAVLRYDDRGVGQSTGNFSASTTADFADDAEAAVTYIQSRDDLKNLSIGLIGHSEGGLIAPMVASRNKSISFIVLEAAPGIPLDQLMIQQNKDVGKLAGLSAKALERATAINTKIYGAMKQYEHLPTATFNQKIDSMIRQDINAYPADERKGISVDEFVNNITKTLKSPWFRYFVSVDPAVYLSRTKCAVLALNGTLDAQVAYAENLAAIKRNLQKAGNKKFEVLAMEGLNHLFQKAKTGSPTEYGDIEETTNPAVLQKISDWIKAL; this is encoded by the coding sequence ATGATGATCAAAAGTCTTTTAGGTACAATTAGTTTAGTACTGCTTTATGGAGCAATACAGGCACAGGAACCAACCGGAACATGGTATGGCGAATTAGCGGTACAAGGGAAAAAACTACCCCTGGTATTTCACATCAATAAAAATGGCGATGGCTATCAGAGCACCATGGATAGTCCGACACAAGGCGCCAAAGGTATTCCCATTGAAAAAACTACCTATGCAAGCCCGCTTTTAATCATCGAAGCATCTAATTTTGCCATCACATACACCGGCGCCTTTTTGCCCGACAGCAATAAGATTAAAGGTACATTTAAACAGGGATCTCAAAGTTTTCCATTAGTGCTAACCACTACTGCGCAAAGTGCAGACCTGCCTATGCCTAAGCCTCGTACACAGGATCCGAAGAACTTTCCCTACAAACAGGAAGAGATTACCTTTATCAATGCTAAGGCAGGCAATAAACTGGCGGGTACACTGACCTTGCCAGAGGGTGGAAAGGCAACCAAAATTGCGGTATTGATTAGTGGCTCGGGAGCCCAAAACCGTGACGAAGAAGTCACAGTATTCAATCACCGTCCATTTCTTGTACTAAGTGATTGGCTAACACGCAATGGAATTGCCGTGCTCCGCTATGACGATCGCGGGGTTGGACAATCGACAGGCAACTTCAGTGCCAGCACTACAGCCGATTTTGCAGATGATGCCGAAGCCGCCGTAACCTATATACAGTCAAGAGACGACTTAAAAAACCTATCCATTGGCCTAATAGGGCATAGCGAAGGAGGCTTGATTGCACCAATGGTAGCCAGCAGAAACAAATCGATTAGTTTTATTGTATTGGAAGCTGCCCCCGGAATACCGCTGGACCAGCTGATGATACAACAGAATAAGGATGTAGGAAAGCTGGCAGGCCTTTCGGCGAAAGCCCTGGAGCGGGCAACCGCTATCAATACCAAAATTTATGGAGCCATGAAACAATATGAACACTTACCTACAGCTACATTTAATCAGAAAATAGACAGTATGATACGCCAGGATATCAATGCCTATCCTGCGGATGAACGCAAAGGAATCAGCGTAGATGAGTTTGTGAACAACATTACAAAAACCCTAAAATCGCCCTGGTTCAGATACTTTGTTTCTGTCGATCCTGCAGTTTATTTGAGCCGTACGAAATGTGCCGTGCTTGCGCTGAATGGTACCTTAGACGCACAAGTGGCCTATGCCGAAAACCTGGCAGCAATTAAAAGAAACCTTCAAAAAGCAGGTAACAAAAAATTTGAAGTTTTGGCCATGGAAGGATTAAACCACCTCTTTCAAAAAGCAAAAACAGGTTCACCTACCGAATATGGCGATATTGAAGAGACCACCAACCCGGCTGTGCTACAAAAAATTTCGGACTGGATAAAGGCCTTGTAA
- a CDS encoding DUF5606 domain-containing protein has product MNLRGIVAVSGRPGLFKLVGQNKAGYVLESLDAQKVKIVANMTTTKLASLEDITVYGEDDDLKLTDVLVNMVAAKGGVPEAKADSAALRTFFKEVAPGHDEEKVYASDMKKIVSWYHILKELPLFTEEAPAAADEHDAIKAEEKVEKKPKAAPKPSNAKAPSKTAQPAKKVNMTSKKGV; this is encoded by the coding sequence ATGAATTTAAGAGGAATTGTAGCAGTATCTGGAAGACCGGGTTTATTTAAACTTGTTGGTCAGAATAAAGCAGGATATGTTCTTGAGAGTCTGGATGCTCAAAAAGTTAAAATTGTAGCCAATATGACTACAACAAAGCTGGCATCATTAGAAGACATCACTGTATATGGCGAGGATGACGACTTGAAGTTAACTGATGTTTTGGTAAACATGGTTGCAGCTAAAGGTGGTGTTCCTGAAGCGAAAGCCGATTCTGCTGCTCTGAGAACTTTTTTCAAGGAAGTAGCTCCCGGACATGATGAAGAAAAAGTTTATGCTTCAGACATGAAGAAAATTGTAAGCTGGTATCATATCCTTAAAGAACTTCCTTTATTTACCGAGGAAGCTCCTGCAGCTGCAGATGAGCACGATGCAATAAAGGCGGAAGAAAAGGTTGAAAAAAAACCTAAAGCAGCACCAAAGCCTTCAAACGCAAAAGCGCCAAGTAAAACTGCGCAGCCTGCAAAAAAGGTAAACATGACCAGTAAAAAAGGAGTTTAA
- a CDS encoding LacI family DNA-binding transcriptional regulator, which produces MKKKTTIYDIAKELNITVSTVSRALSGFPAISESTRQLVIDTAKKLDYRPNKLASALKSGKTFIVGVIVPSVQAHFFASIIHSLEAGLKNSGYRIILYQSNESLENEINGVKTLLEAQVDGILASLSLETDDVSHFQEIVRQNKPLILFDRTSAQLKVPTVTLNDVRAGFLATQHLIDQGYKRIAFVTTVHQIKIFNDRLAGYRQAMQLNNLPVDEDLLVFGGLSIKDGRYGAGKLLRAKQLPEAIIAGDDFTALGVIKKLKEVDLTPPKIGVIGFANEAFSAYITPSLSTVDQHPNQMGRDCAEMFLQMIKQDHPYEDIRHIVLEPTIVERQSTK; this is translated from the coding sequence TTGAAGAAAAAAACAACCATATACGACATTGCAAAGGAGCTGAATATTACCGTATCAACTGTATCAAGGGCACTCAGTGGCTTTCCGGCAATCAGCGAGTCAACAAGACAGCTGGTTATTGATACTGCGAAAAAGCTGGATTATAGGCCCAATAAACTGGCCTCTGCACTTAAATCCGGAAAGACTTTCATTGTTGGGGTAATTGTTCCCAGCGTTCAGGCACATTTTTTTGCTTCCATTATCCATAGTCTCGAAGCCGGTTTAAAAAATAGTGGCTACCGGATTATCCTTTACCAGTCCAACGAATCGCTGGAAAATGAGATTAATGGGGTTAAAACTTTATTGGAAGCCCAGGTGGATGGTATCCTCGCCTCCTTGTCGCTGGAAACAGATGATGTATCACATTTTCAGGAAATTGTAAGACAAAATAAGCCGCTTATCCTTTTTGACAGGACCAGTGCCCAACTTAAAGTGCCTACAGTTACGCTTAACGATGTCAGGGCAGGTTTTTTGGCCACACAGCATCTTATTGATCAGGGATACAAGCGCATTGCTTTTGTAACAACGGTCCATCAGATTAAAATTTTTAACGACCGCCTGGCGGGGTACCGGCAAGCGATGCAATTGAACAACCTGCCGGTAGATGAAGATCTGTTGGTTTTTGGCGGACTCTCCATTAAAGATGGCAGATATGGTGCCGGGAAGTTGCTGCGGGCAAAACAGTTGCCTGAAGCCATCATTGCCGGCGACGATTTTACTGCCTTGGGGGTCATCAAGAAGCTGAAGGAAGTTGATTTGACACCTCCAAAAATAGGGGTAATTGGTTTTGCCAATGAAGCCTTTTCTGCTTATATCACGCCAAGTTTGTCTACTGTCGATCAGCATCCAAACCAAATGGGGCGCGACTGTGCCGAAATGTTTCTGCAAATGATCAAGCAGGATCATCCTTATGAGGACATCAGACATATTGTGCTCGAACCAACTATAGTAGAAAGGCAATCTACTAAGTGA
- a CDS encoding peptidylprolyl isomerase, translating into MSKAIIKTDKGDMTVQFYDQDAPNTVANFLKLAKDGFYNGVTFHRVIPNFVVQGGDPTGTGAGGPGYKIDCELTGENQYHDRGVLSMAHAGRNTGGSQFFICHSRDNTAHLDRNHTCFGKVVENVDVVDSIKQGDKILSIEVIED; encoded by the coding sequence ATGAGCAAAGCAATAATTAAAACAGATAAAGGTGACATGACCGTTCAGTTTTACGATCAGGATGCGCCAAATACAGTAGCTAATTTTTTGAAATTGGCTAAAGATGGTTTTTATAACGGAGTAACATTTCACAGGGTAATACCTAACTTTGTTGTTCAGGGTGGCGATCCTACCGGTACAGGTGCTGGTGGCCCGGGTTATAAAATTGATTGTGAGCTGACAGGTGAGAACCAATACCACGATCGTGGTGTATTATCAATGGCACATGCCGGAAGAAATACAGGTGGTTCTCAGTTTTTTATATGCCACAGCAGAGATAATACAGCTCACCTTGACAGAAACCATACCTGCTTTGGTAAAGTAGTAGAGAATGTGGATGTTGTGGACAGCATTAAGCAAGGTGACAAGATTTTAAGCATTGAAGTTATAGAAGATTAA
- the xylA gene encoding xylose isomerase → MTKVITGAKEFFNGIGQIQYEGLNSDNPLAFRWYDANKLVAGKTMTEHFKFACAYWHSFNGNGGDPFGGATHIFPWDEKKDVIERAKDKMDAAFEFITKMQLPYYCFHDVDVVDYGDDIAENERRLQTLVEYAKQKQADSGVKLLWGTANLFSHNRYMNGASTNPDFHVLAHGAAQVKAALDATIALGGENYVFWGGREGYMSLLNTNMKREQEHLAKFLHTAKDYARKQGFKGTFFIEPKPCEPSKHQYDYDAATVKGFLQEYDLLDDFKLNLEVNHATLAGHTFQHELQVAADSGLLGSIDANRGDYQNGWDTDQFPNDINELTEAMLIILEADGLKGGGVNFDAKIRRNSTDPADLFYAHVGGMDLFARALITADAILQKSDYKKIRADRYASFDTGKGAEFEQGKLSLEDLRNYAVEQGEPEVRSGKQEYLENLINRYI, encoded by the coding sequence ATGACAAAAGTAATAACCGGAGCAAAGGAATTTTTTAATGGCATAGGTCAGATTCAGTATGAAGGTTTAAATAGCGATAATCCGCTGGCCTTTAGATGGTATGACGCCAATAAGCTGGTGGCCGGCAAAACGATGACCGAGCATTTTAAATTTGCCTGTGCCTATTGGCATTCATTTAATGGAAACGGAGGAGATCCCTTTGGTGGTGCTACACATATTTTTCCCTGGGACGAAAAAAAGGATGTAATAGAAAGAGCGAAAGATAAAATGGATGCCGCTTTTGAATTTATCACCAAAATGCAATTGCCTTATTACTGTTTTCATGATGTGGATGTGGTTGATTACGGGGATGATATAGCCGAAAACGAACGTAGGTTGCAGACATTGGTTGAATATGCCAAACAAAAACAAGCCGACAGTGGTGTGAAATTGTTGTGGGGAACCGCCAATTTATTTAGTCATAACCGTTACATGAACGGCGCCTCAACCAATCCCGATTTTCATGTATTGGCCCATGGTGCGGCCCAGGTAAAAGCGGCCCTGGATGCAACAATTGCACTTGGCGGAGAGAATTATGTTTTCTGGGGCGGGCGCGAAGGATACATGAGTTTACTGAATACCAATATGAAGCGCGAACAGGAGCATCTGGCCAAATTCTTACACACCGCCAAAGACTATGCCCGCAAGCAGGGTTTTAAAGGAACTTTCTTTATTGAACCTAAACCCTGCGAGCCATCAAAACATCAGTACGATTATGATGCGGCAACCGTAAAAGGCTTTTTACAAGAATACGACCTGCTTGACGATTTTAAATTGAACCTGGAAGTGAATCATGCCACTTTAGCCGGACATACCTTTCAGCACGAACTACAGGTGGCTGCAGATAGCGGCTTGCTGGGCTCAATTGATGCCAACCGGGGCGACTATCAGAACGGTTGGGATACCGACCAGTTTCCTAATGACATCAATGAATTGACAGAGGCGATGTTGATTATTCTGGAAGCTGATGGATTAAAAGGAGGTGGGGTAAATTTTGATGCCAAAATCCGCCGAAATTCAACCGATCCGGCCGATCTGTTTTATGCACACGTTGGGGGGATGGATCTATTTGCACGTGCACTGATTACAGCTGATGCTATTCTTCAAAAATCGGATTATAAAAAGATTAGGGCCGACAGGTATGCCTCATTTGATACGGGTAAGGGAGCCGAATTTGAACAAGGGAAATTGAGCCTGGAAGATTTAAGGAACTATGCCGTAGAGCAAGGTGAGCCCGAAGTTCGTAGTGGAAAACAGGAATACCTCGAGAACCTGATAAACCGTTATATTTAA